In Miscanthus floridulus cultivar M001 chromosome 5, ASM1932011v1, whole genome shotgun sequence, one genomic interval encodes:
- the LOC136454569 gene encoding uncharacterized protein encodes MPLGQIDLPITFGDPFNYRIETLTFEVVGFLRTFHAILGHPCYMKFIAVPNYTCLKLKIPGPNGVITIGTSFQHAYECKVECYGHATTIIASGELAAIKEVTEEAPDTKKSTGSFKPAEGSKEVLIDPNSPDGKMVHIGTMISSK; translated from the coding sequence atgccacttggccAGATTGATCTACctattacctttggggatccattcaattataggatagaaaccctcaccttcgaggtggttgggttcctcagaactttccacgccatcctgggacatccatgctacatgaagttcatagccgtccccaactatacatgcCTCAAGCTAAAAATACCAGGCCCtaacggggtcatcaccattggtacctccttccagcatgcctatgagtgcaaggtcgagtgctATGGTCATGCCACAACAATCATCGCCTCTGGAGAGCTCGCCGCCATCAAGGAGGTCACGGAAGAAGCGCCAGACACTAAGAAGTCAACTGGGTCCTTCAAGCCTGCGGAGGGCtctaaagaggtcctcatagatcccaataGCCCTGACGGCAAGATGGTGCACATTGGTACCATgatttcctctaaatag